In the Vanessa cardui chromosome 10, ilVanCard2.1, whole genome shotgun sequence genome, one interval contains:
- the LOC124532970 gene encoding luciferin 4-monooxygenase-like, with translation MMMSGRRVNDAVHWFMAELTSRVVAESGIPSDRFHLGKIILRSLKDYPDAVMQIDGSTGESDTNASILGESVKCAKCFRNFGLEQGDVIVLMAPNHRSLCVPFYAALYTGVIISAVDMTLGVKELQGTFSVSQPKLIFCQSEKAPDIQVALNEIDLDATIVTFDKGDYLCSLNEFVDKYADDAPIEEFKATDFDAENAAAFLIATSGTTGLPKAAEVLHKNFFISASMIWSRFDTFPRPTAMALVGSPLQWLTAIIHFLASPIFNYTRLQSSMPLTQEHAHYLINTYKPTYTIMSPTLITTLIKEVNGKCDFFCFETILLGGSAVPLALIDDIKKISPNTEVLNIFGMSEIAGAAFHGDPAYPAACGKPMACFQYRIIDINTQEDIYEPNIPGELWIKGPSIFKGYYRNSTATEEAFAERGWLRSGDLFYRDENWNFYFLERIKLLLKYKSYQISPVEVENVIRQHPGVLDVAVTGIPDPECGDLPVACIVPREGFDITAEEIKELVKDSLSDSKQLRGGVIFMNSIPMTASTKVHRRKLQEIVKNLERH, from the exons ATG ATGATGTCAGGAAGGCGAGTGAATGATGCAGTACATTGGTTTATGGCAGAGCTAACTTCGCGAGTTGTTGCCGAAAGTGGTATCCCGAGTGACAGATTCCATCTCGGTAAAATCATCCTACGTAGTCTCAAGGATTATCCTGATGCTGTGATGCAG ATTGATGGATCGACAGGGGAATCAGATACAAACGCCAGTATATTGGGGGAATCAGTGAAATGCGCCAAATGCTTCCGTAATTTTGGGCTGGAACAGGGAGATGTCATAGTGCTAATGGCACCAAACCACAGAAGTCTGTGTGTACCTTTCTATGCAGCTCTGTACACGGGAGTTATTATCTCGGCTGTTGATATGACGTTGGGAGTCA aGGAACTCCAAGGCACGTTTAGTGTTAGTCAACCAAAACTAATATTTTGCCAAAGCGAAAAGGCTCCAGACATACAAGTGGCTCTCAATGAAATCGACCTAGACGCTACGATTGTTACTTTTGACAAGGGAGATTATCTTTGCAGCCTAAATGAGTTTGTAGATAAATATGCAGATGACGCACCTATTGAAGAATTTAA ggcaacggatttcgatgcggaaAATGCCGCTGCGTTCCTGATAGCCACCAGTGGGACAACTGGCTTGCCCAAAGCTGCTGAAGTGTTGCACAAAAATTTCTTCATTTCCGCATCGATGATATG GTCTCGCTTCGACACATTTCCGCGTCCAACGGCCATGGCTCTGGTCGGGTCTCCTCTACAGTGGCTGACGGCTATTATACACTTTCTAGCATCTCCGATTTTCAACTATACGAGGCTGCAATCGTCGATGCCTCTTACGCAGGAACACGCACACTATCTCATTAATACTTACAAG cCGACATATACCATAATGAGTCCAACATTGATTACGACGCTGATAAAAGAAGTTAATGGAAAATGTGACTTTTTCTGCTTCGAGACTATATTATTGGGAGGCAGTGCGGTTCCTTTAGCACTCATTGACGATattaag AAGATTTCGCCAAACACTGAGGTTCTGAACATTTTCGGTATGAGCGAAATAGCAGGCGCCGCGTTTCATGGGGACCCAGCATACCCAGCTGCTTGCGGGAAACCTATGGCTTGCTTCCAATACCGT ATAATAGATATTAATACACAAGAAGATATCTATGAGCCCAACATCCCAGGAGAACTCTGGATTAAAGGACCAAGTATATTTAAG GGTTATTACCGCAACAGTACAGCAACAGAAGAGGCCTTCGCTGAAAGAGGATGGCTGAGATCAGGGGATTTGTTCTATAGAGATGAAAACTGGAACTTTTATTTCTTAGAACggataaaattacttttgaaataCAAGAGCTATCAG ATATCACCAGTAGAAGTTGAGAATGTTATACGACAGCACCCAGGGGTCCTTGATGTGGCCGTGACCGGCATCCCGGACCCCGAGTGCGGGGATTTACCCGTCGCTTGTATCGTTCCAAGAGAAGGCTTCGACATTACAGCAGAGGAGATTAAGGAATTAGTCAAAG